GGTGGAAGTGGATGTTCGCGGTACCCACCGCCTTCCAGTCACCTTCCCGAGCCGCCGTCCGCCCCTCGGCGACCGCCCCGGCCAGGCCGTCGAGGCCGTACGGCGGTTCACCGAGACCGCGGACGACCGCACACTCGACGAGCCGCCGCGTGCGGTAGATGTCCTCGACGTCCTCCACGGTCAGGACCCGCACGAAGACGCCCCGGTTCAGCTCGTGGACGAGCAGACGTTCATGTGTGAGCAGCCGGAACGCCTCGCGCAGCGTGTTGCGGGAGACGCCGAGCGCGCCGCCGATGCTGTCCTCCGACAGGCGGGTGCCGGGCGGGAAGTAGCCTTCGGCGATCCGGCTCCTGAGGATGTCCGAGACCCGTTCCGCGGTGCTGGTGCGCCCCAGGAGGGCCCGGTCGTCGGCGAGGTCCTTCAGCTGCTCTGCCATGCCGGAATTCAATCGCAGATCACAAGAACGAACCAACATGGGTATTGAGGGATCGTTGAACAATCCTCTACGGTGCTTCTCACGGTGCCGCCTCCCCACAGCGGCTTCGTACGGCACGGCTCACCCCGAAGCACCCTCCGTCCTCCCTCTGCGAGGTGCCCATGAGCACGACCCCTCCACCGCAGGCCCTGACCGACGACAGCCGCCCAGGGACCGCTGAACGCACCTGGGACGACGGGGCGTTCGGCTGGCTGCGCGCACTGGGCCCGCGCGGCCGCCGCGCCTTCACCGGCGCCTTCGGCGGCTACGCACTGGACTCGTACGACTACTTCACGCTGCCGCTGAGCATGGTCGCGCTGTCCGCCTACTTCGGCCTGAGCAGCGGCCAGACCGGCCTCTTCACGACCGTCACGCTGGTGGTCTCCGCGATCGGCGGCGCCCTCGCCGGCGTGCTCGCGGACCGGGTCGGCCGGGTGAAGGCGCTGATGGTCACCGTGATCACCTACGCGGTGTTCACCGTGGCCTGCGGTTTCGCGCCCAACTACGAGACACTGCTGGTCTTCCGCGCCCTCCAGGGCCTCGGTTTCGGCGGCGAATGGGCGGTCGGCGCGATCCTGGTCGCCGAGTACGCGAGCGCCAAGCACCGGGGCCGCACGCTCGGCGCGATCCAGAGCTCCTGGGCGGTGGGCTGGGGCATGGCCGTGATCGCCTACACGATCATCTTCTCGGTGGCCGGCGACGATCTGGCCTGGCGCATCATGTTCTGGACCGGAGCGCTGCCCGCGCTGCTCGTCATCTGGCTGCGGCGCAGTGTGCACGACGCCCCCGAGGCAGCCGCCGCGCGCGAACAGAGCGCCCAGAAGGGCTCGTTCACGGCGATCTTCAAGCCCGGCCTGCTGCGGGTCACGATCTTCGCCGGGCTGCTGTCGACCGGTGTCCAGGGCGGCTACTACACGCTGGCCACCTGGGTGCCGGCCTATCTGAAGTCCGAGCGCGACCTGTCGGTCGTCGGCACCGGCGGCTATCTGACGTTCCTCATCTCGGGCGCGTTCATCGGCTACCTGACCGGCGGCTACCTCACCGACAAGCTGGGTCGGCGGCGCAACATCTGGCTCTTCGCCCTGCTGTCGGCGCTCTGCATCCTGGCGTACGCGAACATCCCGAGCGGCGCCAACACCCTGCTCCTGGTGCTCGGCTTCCCGCTCGGGTTCTGCATGTCGGCGATCTTCAGCGGCTTCGGGTCCTACCTGAGCGAGCTGTACCCGACGGCGGTGCGCGGGACGGGGCAGGGCTTCACGTACAACACCGGCCGCGCGGTGGGTGCCGTGTTCCCGACGACGGTCGGGTTCCTGGCCGACAGCTGGGGCATCGGCGGCGCGCTGGTCTTCGGCGCGATCGGCTACGGCATCGCGGCGCTGGCGCTGCTCGGGCTGCCGGAGACGCGTGGAAAGGAGCTGGTGTGAACCGCACGAGCACCGAGGACCGCCCCCTGCTCCTCCTCGACGAGCACGCGCACGCGTGGAGCCCCGAAACGGCCCGGGCCCGCTTCCGGGAGGGTCTGACGGGTCCCACGGCCGGGGTCGCGGCGGGCCACACCCAGGTCAACCTGATCTCGGTGCCCGCCGACTGGGCCTACGACATGCTGCTGTTCTGCCAGCGCAACCCCAAGCCCTGCCCGGTCCTCGACGTCACGGACGCCGGCTCCTGGACGACCGTGCTCGCCGACGGCGCGGACCTGCGCACGGACCTGCCGCGCTACCGCGTGTGGCGGGACGGCGAGCTGGTGGACGAACCGACGGACGTGCGCGCGTACTGGCGGGACGACCTGGTGTCGTTCCTGATCGGGTGCAGCTTCACCTTCGAGTGGGCGCTGGGCGAGGCGGGCGTACCGATCCGCCACGTCGAGCAGGGCCGCAACGTCCCGATGTACGTGACCGGCCGCCAGTGCCGTCCGGCGGGGCGGCTGCACGGACCGCTGGTGGTGTCCATGCGGCCGGTGCCGCCCCGGCATCTGGCGGCGGCGATCCGGGAGAGCAGTCTGCTGCCGGCGGTGCACGGCAGCCCCGTGCACTGCGGCGATCCCTCGGGTCTCGGCATCGACGACCTCGGCCGCCCCGACTTCGGGGACGCGGTGGACGCCGAACCGGACGACATCCCGGTGTTCTGGGCCTGCGGGGTGACCCCGCAGGCGGCCGTGATGGCCTCGCGGCCGCCGTTCGCCCTCACCCACGCCCCGGGGCAGATGTTCCTCACCGACGCCCGCGACGAGCAGTACCGCGTGGCCTGACAGGAGACACTGGACTCATGGCCTGCATCGATCTGAACGCCGACCTCGGCGAGGGCTTCGGCCGCTGGCGGCTCACCGACGACGAACGACTGCTGTCCGTCGTCACCAGCGCCAACGTGGCGTGCGGCTTCCACGCCGGGGACGCGGTCACCATGCGCCGGGTGTGCGAGCTGGCGGCCGAGCGCGGGGTCCGGATCGGCGCCCAGGTGTCCTACCGGGACCTGGCCGGCTTCGGGCGGCGCGCGATGGACGTGCCGCCCGCCGAGCTGGCCGCCGAGGTCGCCTACCAGATCGGCGCCCTGGAGGTGTTCGCACGCGCGGCGGGCGCCCGGGTGGCCTACGTCAAACCGCACGGCGCGCTCTACAACCGGATCGTGCACGACGAGGAGCAGGCCGCCGCGGTCGTCGACGGCGTGCTCCTCGCGGACGCCGCCCTGCCCGTCCTCGGCCTGCCCGGCTCGCGCCTGCTGGAGCTGGCCGCGAAGGCCGGGCTGCCGGCCGTCACCGAGGCGTTCGCGGACCGGGCGTACACCGACGCGGGCACCCTGGTGCCGCGCACACAGGAAGGCGCCGTGGTCACCGACCCGGACACCGTCGTGGAGCGCTCCCTGGGCCTGGCCCGCTCGGGCGAGGTGGTCTCCCACACGGGGGCGCGCATCGAGGTACGCGCGCGTTCCCTGTGCCTGCACGGCGACACCCCCGGCGCGGTGGAGCTGGCGCGCCGGGTGCGGGAGCGGCTGGAGGCGTCGGGGGTCCGGGTGGAGGCCTTCGCATGAACGTGCTGCTCGTCGGCGAGGACGCCCTGCTCGTCGAGGTCTCCTCGGGCGACGAGGCCCAGGCCCTGCACGCGGAGCTGCTGCGGCGCCGCGCGGAGGGCTCGCTGTCGGCCCGCGAGATCGTGCCCGCGGCCCGCACGGTCCTCCTCGACGGCCTCGACACCCCCGCCCGGCTGGCCGCCGAACTGACCGCCGCCGACCTGCCGCCCGCTCCCCCGCGCGCGGGTCACGTCGTGGAGATCCCGGTGCGCTACGACGGCCCGGACCTGGCCGACGTCGCCGCCCACTGGGGTGTGCCGGAGCACGAGGTCGCCCGCATCCACGGCGACACCGAGTTCCGGGTCGCCTTCTGCGGCTTCGCACCCGGCTTCGGCTACCTCACCGGGCTGCCGCCGCGCTACGACGTCCCGCGCCGGGCCACCCCGCGTACGGCCGTCCCGGCGGGGTCGGTGGCCCTGGCGGGCCCGTACACGGGCGTGTACCCACGCTCGTCGCCGGGCGGCTGGCAGCTGATCGGCACGACGGACGCCGTGCTGTGGGACCACGCGCGCGTGCCGGCCGCGCTGCTGTCGCCGGGCACGCGCGTGCGGTTCGTCCCCGAGGCGGGTTCATGACGGACCGCGCACTCGCCGTCGTACGCGCCGGGGCCCTCACCACGGTGCAGGACCGCGGGCGCCCCGGTCACGCCCATCTCGGCGTCCCCCGCTCCGGGGCGCTGGACCGGCCCGCCGCCGACCTCGTCAACCGGCTCGTCGGCAATCCGCCGGAGACGGCCGTGCTGGAGACGACCCTCAACGGCTGTGCCGTACGCCCCCGCTCCACCGTCACGGTGGCGGTCGCGGGCGCGCCCTGCCGGGTCACGGTGGACGGACGGCCCGCCGCCTGGGGCGCGCCGGTGCGCGTACCCGGGGGAGCGCTGCTCGACGTCGGTCCCGCTGTGTCGGGCGTACGCGCTTACGTGGGAGTCTCCGGCGGCATCGCGGTCGAGCCGGTGCTCGGCAGC
This is a stretch of genomic DNA from Streptomyces hawaiiensis. It encodes these proteins:
- a CDS encoding MFS transporter encodes the protein MSTTPPPQALTDDSRPGTAERTWDDGAFGWLRALGPRGRRAFTGAFGGYALDSYDYFTLPLSMVALSAYFGLSSGQTGLFTTVTLVVSAIGGALAGVLADRVGRVKALMVTVITYAVFTVACGFAPNYETLLVFRALQGLGFGGEWAVGAILVAEYASAKHRGRTLGAIQSSWAVGWGMAVIAYTIIFSVAGDDLAWRIMFWTGALPALLVIWLRRSVHDAPEAAAAREQSAQKGSFTAIFKPGLLRVTIFAGLLSTGVQGGYYTLATWVPAYLKSERDLSVVGTGGYLTFLISGAFIGYLTGGYLTDKLGRRRNIWLFALLSALCILAYANIPSGANTLLLVLGFPLGFCMSAIFSGFGSYLSELYPTAVRGTGQGFTYNTGRAVGAVFPTTVGFLADSWGIGGALVFGAIGYGIAALALLGLPETRGKELV
- a CDS encoding GntR family transcriptional regulator → MAEQLKDLADDRALLGRTSTAERVSDILRSRIAEGYFPPGTRLSEDSIGGALGVSRNTLREAFRLLTHERLLVHELNRGVFVRVLTVEDVEDIYRTRRLVECAVVRGLGEPPYGLDGLAGAVAEGRTAAREGDWKAVGTANIHFHRELVALAASERTEELMRSVFAELRLAFHVVDEPQRLHEPYIARNIAILQALQDGDREQAESLLAGYLDDSLERVVEVYRRRVGEDG
- a CDS encoding putative hydro-lyase: MNRTSTEDRPLLLLDEHAHAWSPETARARFREGLTGPTAGVAAGHTQVNLISVPADWAYDMLLFCQRNPKPCPVLDVTDAGSWTTVLADGADLRTDLPRYRVWRDGELVDEPTDVRAYWRDDLVSFLIGCSFTFEWALGEAGVPIRHVEQGRNVPMYVTGRQCRPAGRLHGPLVVSMRPVPPRHLAAAIRESSLLPAVHGSPVHCGDPSGLGIDDLGRPDFGDAVDAEPDDIPVFWACGVTPQAAVMASRPPFALTHAPGQMFLTDARDEQYRVA
- a CDS encoding LamB/YcsF family protein — translated: MACIDLNADLGEGFGRWRLTDDERLLSVVTSANVACGFHAGDAVTMRRVCELAAERGVRIGAQVSYRDLAGFGRRAMDVPPAELAAEVAYQIGALEVFARAAGARVAYVKPHGALYNRIVHDEEQAAAVVDGVLLADAALPVLGLPGSRLLELAAKAGLPAVTEAFADRAYTDAGTLVPRTQEGAVVTDPDTVVERSLGLARSGEVVSHTGARIEVRARSLCLHGDTPGAVELARRVRERLEASGVRVEAFA
- a CDS encoding 5-oxoprolinase subunit B family protein; amino-acid sequence: MNVLLVGEDALLVEVSSGDEAQALHAELLRRRAEGSLSAREIVPAARTVLLDGLDTPARLAAELTAADLPPAPPRAGHVVEIPVRYDGPDLADVAAHWGVPEHEVARIHGDTEFRVAFCGFAPGFGYLTGLPPRYDVPRRATPRTAVPAGSVALAGPYTGVYPRSSPGGWQLIGTTDAVLWDHARVPAALLSPGTRVRFVPEAGS